The nucleotide sequence TTGGTGTAACTGCAGTTGATGAAAAGACATTAAAAGTTGAGTTGAATAACCCAACTCCTTATTTCCTTGAACTAACTGCTTTCTATACTTATTTCCCAGTTAACAGCAAAATTGCTCAAGAAAATGACAAATGGTACACAGATGCTGGTGAGCTTTACACTTCTAACGGTCCTTTCAAAATGGTTGAGTGGGAGCATAACAATAAAATCACTCTAGAACCAAATGAAAACTATTGGGATAAAGATGCTGTTAAGTTAGAGCGTATCGAATTGGCGATGATTAACGACTTTAATACTGAGCTTAATATGTTCCAAAACGGTGAGCTTAACTGGGCTGGACAACCATTAGGTGAAATTCCAGTTGAAGCAATTCCACAATTAAAGCAAGAAGACAAATTAAATGTTGAACCTATTGCAGGTACTTACTGGTACAAGTTCCACACTGAGAAAGAGCCATTTAACAATGTGAATATCCGTAAAGCATTTGCTTATGCAATTGACCGTAATGCAATCGTAGAGAACATTACAAAAGCTGGTCAAATTCCAGCGATGGCAGCAGTGCCACCAACAATGTTCCCTGAAAATGAAAAAGGTTACTTCGAAGATGCGAATTTTGAAGAAGCTAAAAAGTTACTAGAAAAAGGTATGGAAGAGCTTGGCTATAACAGCGTAGAAGATTTCCCAGAAATTAGTCTTTCATATAACACAAACGAAGCACATGCAAAGATTGCACAAGCAATCCAAGATATGTGGAAGAAAAATCTTGGTGTAGAAGTTACACTTGACAACGCTGAGTGGGCTGTTTACATTGAGAAGCTTCACCAAGGAGATTATCAAATTGGTCGTATGGGTTGGTTAGGTGACTTTAACGATCCTATGAACTTCCTTGAATTGTTTAAAGAAAAAGGTGGAAACAACGATACACGCTGGCACGATGAAAAGTTTGCTTCTTTACTAGAGCAATCTCAAACAGAAACAGATGCTGAAAAACGTAAAGAAATGTTAAAGCAAGCTGAAGAAATTTTTATGGAAGCAATGCCAGTTGCGCCTATCTATTTCTATACTAACCCTTGGGTACAAGATGAAAACCTTAAAGGTGTAGTAATTTCAGGTCTTGGTGATATTCAGCTTAAGTGGGCTTATTTCGAATAAGTCGATGACCACCTGTAAGGTATATGGGGAGTCTCCTCATATACCTTATATTCTGCATAAAAGCAGTTTGTTATAAATTGGAGGTGTATCCAACGTGTTAAAGTATATCGGCAAGCGGCTGTTATATATGCTGCTGACGCTTTGGTTAATCGTTTCTGTTACCTTTTTCTTAATGCGCGCAGCGCCCGGCACACCATTTACAGGGGAAAAAGAGTTGCCGCCAGCAATTCAAGCTAATTTAGAAGCTTACTATGGCTTAGATAAGCCTTGGTATATGCAATATGTAGATTATCTTGTTTCTGTTGCACAATGGGATTTCGGTCCATCATTTAAGTATAAAGGACAATCAGTTAATGATTTAATTAGTGATGGTTTCCCAGTTTCATTCATTCTAGGTATGGAATCTATCCTACTAGCATTAGCGCTAGGTGTATTACTAGGTGTTATTGCAGCACTACGTCATAATAAATGGCAAGATTATTCCGCGATGATAATCGCTGTACTTGGCATCTCGGTACCAAGCTTTATTATGGCCTCGGCATTACAGTATTTCTTAGCAATTAAAATGGATATTTTTCCTGTTGCACGGTGGGGGACATTTATGCATACGGTTCTACCCGCACTTGCACTTGCCTCAACACCGATGGCATTTATCGCACGTTTAACTCGTTCAAGTATGCTTGAAGTTTTAAGCAATGATTACATTAAGACTGCAAAAGCAAAAGGTTTGAATTCTTCCGAAATAACAATACGACATACAATTCGTAACGCAATGATGCCTGTTGTCTCATATATGGGACCATTAATTTCCGCAATCCTAACAGGTAGTTTCGTTATTGAAAAGATCTTTGGTATTCCAGGACTTGGGATGCACTTTGTAACAAGTATTACAAACCGTGACTACTCCGTCATCATGGGAGTAACGGTATTCTTTAGTGTACTTTTACTAGTATCCATCCTTCTTGTCGATATTGCATACAGCTTGATTGATCCGCGTATCAAGTTAGCGGATAAGAAGGGAGAGTAAACGATGCAACAATTACCTAAAGAGCTGTTCGAACAAGTCGGTACAAATACATCTGATTCCGAAAAGATATCTCGTCCAAGTATTTCCTTCTGGAAAGACGTTTGGATGCGATTTAAACAAAATAAATTAGCAATGTCAGGGATTATCTTAACTGCACTATTAGCATTTATGGCGATTTTTGGACCATATATGACGCCTTATGATTATGCAACAAATGATTTGATTAACTCGAATCAACCACCATCTGGAGACCATTGGTTTGGCACAGATGACCTTGGTCGTGACGTGTTTACGCGTGTGTGGATCGGAGCACGAATCTCACTATTTATTGGACTAGCTGCTGCTACAATTGATTTGTTTATTGGCGTTATCTGGGGTGGACTGAGTGGTTACTTAGGCGGCCGTACAGATGAGTATATGATGCGTTTTGCTGATATTCTTTGGGCAGTACCATACTTACTATTAGTTATTCTATTAATGGTTGTATTTGAACCAGGTTTGGGCACAATGATTGCTGCAATGACCATTACCGGTTGGATTAACATGGCCCGGATTGTTCGTGGACAAGTTCTTCAATTGAAAAACCAAGAATATGTAATGGCTGCTCAGACATTAGGTGCAAGTACAAAACGTATTATGGCAAAGCATTTAATCCCGAACACAATGGGACCAATCTTAATTACGATGACACTGACGGTTCCAAATGCAATCTTTACAGAGGCGTTCTTAAGCTACTTAGGTCTTGGTGTACCAGCGCCGCTAGCGAGTTGGGGAACGATGGCGAGTGAAGGTGTGCCCGCATTACAATACTATCCTTGGCGCTTATTCTTCCCGGCAACATTTATCTGTTTAACCATCTTCGCATTTAACGTAATCGGTGACGGTCTGCGTGACGCGCTGGATCCGCGACTTCGTAAGTAGAAGGAGTGTAAAGACAAATGGAAAAAGTTTTAGAAGTAAAGGACCTGAAAATCTCATTCCATACGTTTGCAGGTGAAGTGCAAGCGGTTCGTGGTGTGAACTTTCACGTAAATGAAGGGGAAACATTAGCAATTGTTGGGGAATCGGGTTCAGGTAAGAGTGTAACCACTCAATCAATTATGCGCTTAATTCCAATGCCCCCAGGTGAAATTAAAGACGGCGAAATCTTATTCCAAGGTGATGACCTTGTAAAGAAGACAAATGCCCAAATGGAAAAGGTGCGCGGTAAAGATATCGCGGTTATCTTCCAGGATCCAATGACTGCATTGAATCCAACAATGAAAGTCGGAAGACAAATCATGGAAGGGATGATGAAGCACCGCAAAGTTTCTCAGTCAGAAGCGAAGAAACGTGCAATTGAGCTGTTGAACCTTGTTGGTATCCCTTATCCTGAAAAACGTGTCGATCAATATCCACATGAATTTTCTGGTGGTATGAGACAGCGTGCAATGATTGCGGTAGCATTATCCTCTGATCCTAAGCTATTGATTGCCGATGAACCGACAACGGCACTTGATGTAACAATTCAAGCGCAAATTTTAGAGTTATTGAAGGATATTCAGAAGAAAACGAATACGTCCATTATCTTCATTACCCATGACCTTGGCGTCGTAGCAAATGTAGCAGATCGTGTTGCTGTTATGTATGGTGGGAAGATTGTTGAAACAGGAACAGTAGATGAAGTGTTCTACAATCCTAAACATCCTTATACGTGGGGACTTCTTGCTTCAATGCCGAGCTTGGATACAGATGATGGAAAGCTTCAGGCTATTCCTGGCTCTCCGCCTGATTTAACAAATCCTCCAAAAGGTGATGCATTTGCAGCGCGTAATCCGTACGCCATGAAGATCGACTTTGAAATGGAGCCACCTATGTTTAAAGTGAGTGAAACTCATTATGCGGCTACATGGCTTTTACATGAGAATGCACCAAAGGTAGAGCCTCCAGAGATTGTGAAGAAGCGTATGGAGCATTTCAAGGAAAAGGCTGGTGAGCGATAATGGCCCAGAACCAAGACGTACTACTGGAAATTAAAGAATTGAAGCAGTACTTCGGCAAAGGTGATCAAGTCGTTAAAGCTGTAGATGGTCTGACGTTTAACATCTTTCGTGGCGAAACATTAGGTCTAGTAGGCGAATCTGGTTGTGGTAAATCTACAACAGGTCGTACGATTATTCGCTTATATGACGCCACAGGCGGTGAAGTTTTTTTCAATGGTGAAAATGTGCACGGTAAAAAATCGAAGCAAGAGTTGAAGAAATTCAACCGTAAGATGCAAATGATTTTTCAGGATCCGTATGCATCTTTGAATCCTCGTATGACAGTCGCCGACATTATTGCCGAAGGAATTGATATTCACGGTCTTGCAAAAGGTAAAAAAGACCGTATGGAAAAGGTCTATGAATTGCTTGAAACAGTTGGATTGAACAGAGAGCACGCGAACCGCTATCCACATGAATTCTCAGGTGGTCAGCGTCAGCGTATCGGGATTGCACGTGCTCTTGCAGTTGAACCAGAATTTATTATTGCTGATGAACCGATCTCAGCACTTGATGTATCGATTCAAGCGCAAGTTGTTAATCTGATGAAAAAATTGCAGCAAGAAAAGAACCTAACTTATTTGTTTATTGCGCATGACTTATCAATGGTAAAATATATTAGTGACCGTATTGGTGTAATGTACTTCGGGAAATTAGTCGAGCTTGCAAACAGTGAGGACTTGTATAAGAACCCATTCCATCCATATACAAAGTCACTGTTGTCAGCTATCCCGCTTCCTGACCCGGATTACGAGCGAAACCGTAAGCGTGTCACATATGATGTTGAGAAGCATCGCAAAGAAATGAATGGTGAAGAAGCTGAATTCCGAGAAGTGAGCCCAGGGCATTGGGTATCATGCACAGAATCAGAATTCGAGAGCTACAAAAGAGAATTAAAGCAATAATTTAAAAAGCTCATCTGTTAAGTAGATGGGCTTTTTTGCTTTTTTAAAAATGAAGAGAATCTTATATTACCTTCATTCATTGCACTTTCTACACAATTTAGAAAATTCCTTCTTTTTAAGGAGGAAAATTTGTGTGTTAGTATCCAGTGAATGTGGAAATGCACACTAAATTCTGAACGTCCAATATAATCCAATATAAGGTGAAAAGAAAATTTTTTCAGCTATAAAGTACGGATAACTAGACTAAAGTGCTCATAAATATATAACAAAAGTTGTTATCAATGGAGCAAATATGAATTTTTGCTTTTTTTGGTCGAAAAATGTCTTATAATGAGAAGAGAAACTAAAAAAGATGGGAGACAGGCGAAATGGGGAAACATCGTACTACTTACATCATGTTCATCTTCTCTGCCTTCATTGCACTTTTAATCGCTGGCGTACCCTCGGTTAATGCTGCAGATGATAAAGGGATGCCTGCTGCAGTGCACAGTAAGAAGCAATCCAAAATTACAGTGCGTGATGTTCCAGAATCAATGAAACGCTTTAAATACGATTCTGGGCTTAGTTTTGAGTATCCAGATGCTGTTCGTGGCGCTTATTTAACAGGACACACTGCAGGTGGATACAAGACGTACATGGATTATAAGAATGGCGAACGTGAGACGTTAACAACACCAGGAAGAAAGTTTGGACATATTGTCGAGAAAACTGAGAAAACGGATTTGAATGCAGTTGTCATCGATATTAAAGATGACTGGGGGAACATTACATATGTTCCGCCAAAGGATTCACCACTTCATAAGTACGGAAAGCCTTATATTAATGAGCCGCGTAAGATGCTTGAGTATCTTGAGAAGAAAAAGATTTATCCAATTGCGCGTATCGTTGTTTTTAAGGATTCTGTGTGGCCGAAAGAGCGCCCAGACCTTTCTTTCCGTAAGAATGGTCAAGTGTGGACAAACGGCCGTGGAGAATCATTTGTAAACCCATTCTTAGCAGAAGTTTGGGAGCACAATGTTCAAGTAGCAAAAGAAGCAGCAAAGCTCGGATTTAAAGAGATTCAGTTTGATTATGTTCGCTTCCCAGAAGGCTTTGAAAAACGCGATGATACACTAGAGTATTCAATGGGAGAATACAAAGAAGTGGACATGAATAATGTACAAAAGCGTGTAAAAGCGGTAACAGATTTTGTTGCATTTGCTGAAAAAGAGCTCGACCAATACGATGTTGATGTATCAGTTGATATCTTTGGCTATACAGCAACATTGCCA is from Bacillus tianshenii and encodes:
- a CDS encoding putative glycoside hydrolase, which translates into the protein MGKHRTTYIMFIFSAFIALLIAGVPSVNAADDKGMPAAVHSKKQSKITVRDVPESMKRFKYDSGLSFEYPDAVRGAYLTGHTAGGYKTYMDYKNGERETLTTPGRKFGHIVEKTEKTDLNAVVIDIKDDWGNITYVPPKDSPLHKYGKPYINEPRKMLEYLEKKKIYPIARIVVFKDSVWPKERPDLSFRKNGQVWTNGRGESFVNPFLAEVWEHNVQVAKEAAKLGFKEIQFDYVRFPEGFEKRDDTLEYSMGEYKEVDMNNVQKRVKAVTDFVAFAEKELDQYDVDVSVDIFGYTATLPEAPGIGQNFTKISQHVDVISSMIYPSHWTSYFNIAKPDLEPYRLVSEYAKVENKKLAELENPPTSRPWIQDFTASYLGSGNYRVYGKAEVEAQIRALNEQGIKEYLLWNAANNYTENVDYTPQ
- a CDS encoding ABC transporter permease subunit, yielding MLKYIGKRLLYMLLTLWLIVSVTFFLMRAAPGTPFTGEKELPPAIQANLEAYYGLDKPWYMQYVDYLVSVAQWDFGPSFKYKGQSVNDLISDGFPVSFILGMESILLALALGVLLGVIAALRHNKWQDYSAMIIAVLGISVPSFIMASALQYFLAIKMDIFPVARWGTFMHTVLPALALASTPMAFIARLTRSSMLEVLSNDYIKTAKAKGLNSSEITIRHTIRNAMMPVVSYMGPLISAILTGSFVIEKIFGIPGLGMHFVTSITNRDYSVIMGVTVFFSVLLLVSILLVDIAYSLIDPRIKLADKKGE
- a CDS encoding ABC transporter ATP-binding protein, which encodes MEKVLEVKDLKISFHTFAGEVQAVRGVNFHVNEGETLAIVGESGSGKSVTTQSIMRLIPMPPGEIKDGEILFQGDDLVKKTNAQMEKVRGKDIAVIFQDPMTALNPTMKVGRQIMEGMMKHRKVSQSEAKKRAIELLNLVGIPYPEKRVDQYPHEFSGGMRQRAMIAVALSSDPKLLIADEPTTALDVTIQAQILELLKDIQKKTNTSIIFITHDLGVVANVADRVAVMYGGKIVETGTVDEVFYNPKHPYTWGLLASMPSLDTDDGKLQAIPGSPPDLTNPPKGDAFAARNPYAMKIDFEMEPPMFKVSETHYAATWLLHENAPKVEPPEIVKKRMEHFKEKAGER
- a CDS encoding ATP-binding cassette domain-containing protein → MAQNQDVLLEIKELKQYFGKGDQVVKAVDGLTFNIFRGETLGLVGESGCGKSTTGRTIIRLYDATGGEVFFNGENVHGKKSKQELKKFNRKMQMIFQDPYASLNPRMTVADIIAEGIDIHGLAKGKKDRMEKVYELLETVGLNREHANRYPHEFSGGQRQRIGIARALAVEPEFIIADEPISALDVSIQAQVVNLMKKLQQEKNLTYLFIAHDLSMVKYISDRIGVMYFGKLVELANSEDLYKNPFHPYTKSLLSAIPLPDPDYERNRKRVTYDVEKHRKEMNGEEAEFREVSPGHWVSCTESEFESYKRELKQ
- a CDS encoding peptide ABC transporter substrate-binding protein; translation: MKKRLSFLFSLLLVFSLVLSACSGGGGNEGGGDEGNAGEGGGEAPEQVFKANIVTEPFSLNPSLANDSTSGSVLLQTFEGLTRINNEGEPENAMASEIQKSDDLKTYTFTIREDAKWSNGDPVTAQDFEFAWKWALDPANDAQYAYQLYYLTNAEAANKGEVSTDEVGVTAVDEKTLKVELNNPTPYFLELTAFYTYFPVNSKIAQENDKWYTDAGELYTSNGPFKMVEWEHNNKITLEPNENYWDKDAVKLERIELAMINDFNTELNMFQNGELNWAGQPLGEIPVEAIPQLKQEDKLNVEPIAGTYWYKFHTEKEPFNNVNIRKAFAYAIDRNAIVENITKAGQIPAMAAVPPTMFPENEKGYFEDANFEEAKKLLEKGMEELGYNSVEDFPEISLSYNTNEAHAKIAQAIQDMWKKNLGVEVTLDNAEWAVYIEKLHQGDYQIGRMGWLGDFNDPMNFLELFKEKGGNNDTRWHDEKFASLLEQSQTETDAEKRKEMLKQAEEIFMEAMPVAPIYFYTNPWVQDENLKGVVISGLGDIQLKWAYFE
- a CDS encoding ABC transporter permease — protein: MQQLPKELFEQVGTNTSDSEKISRPSISFWKDVWMRFKQNKLAMSGIILTALLAFMAIFGPYMTPYDYATNDLINSNQPPSGDHWFGTDDLGRDVFTRVWIGARISLFIGLAAATIDLFIGVIWGGLSGYLGGRTDEYMMRFADILWAVPYLLLVILLMVVFEPGLGTMIAAMTITGWINMARIVRGQVLQLKNQEYVMAAQTLGASTKRIMAKHLIPNTMGPILITMTLTVPNAIFTEAFLSYLGLGVPAPLASWGTMASEGVPALQYYPWRLFFPATFICLTIFAFNVIGDGLRDALDPRLRK